The following are encoded in a window of Sinomonas cyclohexanicum genomic DNA:
- the hxlB gene encoding 6-phospho-3-hexuloisomerase, translating to MVRSLFLVREEIVDTAAKIDGEQVARLASYLEGPGRVFVAGAGRSGLVLRMSAMRLMHLGMNVHVAGDTTTPAIGAGDLLLVASGSGTTSGVVKAAETAAKVGARIAAFTTNPDSPLAALADALVVIPAAQKTDHGSSVSQQYAGSLFEQVLFVVTEAVFQSLWDNDATPAEELWLRHANLE from the coding sequence ATTGTCCGCAGCCTGTTCCTCGTCAGGGAGGAGATCGTCGATACGGCGGCCAAGATCGACGGGGAGCAGGTGGCCCGCCTGGCGAGCTACCTCGAGGGCCCCGGCCGTGTGTTCGTCGCCGGCGCCGGCAGGAGCGGGCTGGTGCTCCGCATGTCCGCCATGAGGCTCATGCACCTGGGCATGAACGTCCACGTCGCGGGCGATACCACGACTCCGGCCATCGGTGCGGGCGACCTGCTCTTGGTGGCCTCTGGGTCCGGCACGACGTCGGGGGTGGTCAAGGCCGCGGAGACGGCGGCGAAGGTGGGTGCTCGTATTGCGGCCTTCACGACCAACCCGGACTCTCCGCTCGCGGCTCTCGCCGATGCGCTCGTGGTCATTCCCGCTGCGCAGAAGACCGACCACGGTTCGAGTGTTTCCCAGCAGTACGCCGGGTCGCTCTTCGAGCAGGTGCTCTTTGTTGTCACGGAGGCGGTTTTCCAGTCGCTGTGGGACAACGACGCAACGCCTGCCGAAGAACTGTGGCTGCGCCACGCCAACCTCGAGTAG
- a CDS encoding NAD(P)(+) transhydrogenase (Re/Si-specific) subunit beta, translating to MTIAAPILDPTWTALLYLVAAVCFILALKGLSSPKHARRGNAIGAVGAAVALVTVFLSSRLDNLPWILAAIAVGAAIAAPVARRVKMTQMPQLVAAFNGVGGGAAALVALLELPHSEMPDGAWVRLAIVFTLLIGAVSFAGSGVTFAKLQELMTTRPVTFLGLPVLMGAVLLASVVAAAMVIVLPLSTASTLLAVVVLALGLVAGVLLVLPVGGADVPIVISLLNAFTGLAVAASGLVLGNVLLVVAGTLVGASGTILTRLMAAAMGRSVTHIMFGAFRGGSTAGSTAVSDRPVRSSSAEDVAVLLGYAQKVIIVPGYGLAVAQGQHTAAELAQALESRGVDVEFAIHPVAGRMPGHMNVLLAEANVPYESLKEMSEINGEFKQADVALVVGANDVVNPAAKSTPGSPIYGMPILEAGDAKQVVFLKRSMRPGFAGIENDLLYEPQTTLLFGDAKESLTKVLTAVKAL from the coding sequence GTGACGATCGCCGCGCCCATTCTCGACCCGACCTGGACCGCCCTGCTCTACCTCGTCGCGGCCGTCTGCTTCATCCTCGCCCTCAAGGGCCTGTCCTCGCCCAAGCACGCCCGGCGCGGCAACGCGATCGGGGCGGTCGGCGCCGCCGTGGCCCTCGTGACCGTGTTCCTGTCGAGTCGGCTCGACAATCTCCCGTGGATCCTCGCTGCTATCGCGGTGGGCGCGGCGATCGCGGCACCCGTGGCGCGTCGCGTCAAGATGACCCAGATGCCGCAGCTGGTCGCGGCCTTCAACGGGGTGGGCGGCGGGGCCGCCGCACTCGTAGCCCTCCTCGAGCTTCCGCACTCGGAGATGCCTGACGGCGCGTGGGTGCGGCTCGCGATCGTGTTCACGCTGCTCATCGGGGCCGTGTCCTTCGCCGGCTCGGGCGTCACGTTCGCCAAGCTCCAGGAGCTCATGACCACGCGGCCCGTCACGTTCCTCGGCTTGCCCGTGCTCATGGGCGCCGTGCTGCTCGCCTCGGTGGTGGCCGCCGCGATGGTGATCGTGCTGCCCCTCTCGACTGCGTCCACACTGCTCGCCGTGGTGGTTCTCGCGCTCGGCCTCGTGGCCGGCGTCCTGCTCGTGCTGCCCGTGGGCGGGGCGGACGTGCCGATCGTCATCTCGCTCCTGAACGCGTTCACGGGCCTCGCGGTTGCTGCGAGCGGCCTCGTGCTGGGCAACGTGCTGCTCGTCGTCGCCGGTACGCTCGTGGGCGCGTCCGGCACGATCCTTACCCGGCTCATGGCCGCCGCGATGGGCCGGAGCGTCACGCACATCATGTTCGGCGCGTTCCGCGGGGGCTCGACGGCGGGCTCCACCGCCGTCTCGGACCGGCCCGTGCGGTCGTCGAGCGCCGAGGATGTCGCGGTTCTTCTCGGGTACGCGCAGAAGGTCATCATCGTTCCGGGGTACGGGCTCGCGGTCGCCCAAGGCCAGCACACCGCCGCGGAGCTCGCGCAGGCGCTTGAGTCGCGCGGCGTCGACGTCGAGTTCGCCATCCACCCTGTGGCGGGACGCATGCCCGGGCACATGAACGTGCTGCTGGCCGAGGCGAATGTGCCCTACGAGTCGCTCAAGGAGATGAGCGAGATCAACGGTGAGTTCAAGCAGGCCGACGTCGCGCTCGTGGTGGGCGCCAACGACGTCGTGAATCCCGCCGCGAAGTCCACGCCCGGGTCGCCGATCTACGGCATGCCGATCCTCGAAGCCGGGGACGCGAAGCAGGTCGTGTTCCTCAAACGGTCCATGCGCCCCGGTTTCGCGGGCATCGAGAACGACCTGTTGTACGAGCCGCAGACCACGCTCCTCTTCGGCGACGCAAAGGAGTCGCTCACCAAGGTGCTCACGGCGGTCAAGGCGCTGTAG
- a CDS encoding NAD(P) transhydrogenase subunit alpha, whose product MGGVEVLTILVFAVFVGFEVVSKVSSILHTPLMSGANAIHGIILVGAIVVAGQAENGWVLTVALLAVVLATANLVGGFVVTDRMLEMFKGRRPGEGQGAGAKAGEGSK is encoded by the coding sequence ATGGGCGGCGTGGAGGTGCTCACGATCCTCGTCTTCGCGGTGTTCGTGGGCTTCGAGGTGGTCTCGAAGGTGTCCAGCATTCTGCATACCCCGCTCATGTCCGGGGCGAACGCGATCCACGGGATCATCCTCGTCGGCGCGATTGTGGTGGCGGGCCAGGCGGAGAACGGATGGGTGCTCACCGTGGCGCTGCTCGCCGTCGTGCTCGCCACCGCCAACCTCGTGGGCGGGTTCGTGGTGACCGACCGCATGCTCGAGATGTTCAAGGGGCGCCGGCCGGGCGAAGGGCAGGGCGCCGGGGCGAAGGCCGGGGAGGGGAGCAAGTGA
- a CDS encoding NAD(P) transhydrogenase subunit alpha — protein sequence MRVGIAREWPVGEKRVAATPESVRQLVGLGLSVAIESGAGVAAGHADAAYTDAGAEVVPALDLAAVDLLAHVRPLHPATAAGLRAGAVTVGLASPSTDLPTVRALVDARITAFALELVPRISRAQSMDALTSQALVTGYRCVLEAATRLPRFFPLYMTAAGTIPPARVLVLGAGVAGLQAIGTAKRLGARVSANDIRPASADEVASMGGTFIHLDLESAEATAGAGGYARELSADRGALQRRLLAPHIADADVLITTAAVPGRRAPLLVTREMVAGMRPGSVVVDMAAESGGNVEGSVAGEDVAVATADRAGEVTVVGLKDAASAMAADASRLYAKNVSNFIELLVPGKDGDVLPDFDDEVVAGSCLTHDGEVRHPPTADALAALTTTTEAARAGERRNAIDETEEGAG from the coding sequence GTGAGAGTGGGCATCGCGAGAGAGTGGCCGGTCGGCGAGAAGCGCGTGGCCGCGACCCCGGAGTCCGTGCGGCAGCTGGTCGGGCTGGGCCTGTCGGTGGCCATCGAGTCGGGGGCGGGGGTCGCAGCCGGCCATGCGGATGCCGCCTACACCGACGCGGGGGCGGAGGTGGTCCCCGCCTTGGACCTCGCCGCGGTGGACCTCCTGGCGCATGTGCGGCCACTGCACCCCGCGACGGCCGCGGGCCTGCGGGCCGGGGCGGTGACAGTGGGCCTGGCCTCGCCGTCCACCGATCTGCCCACCGTTCGTGCGCTCGTCGACGCGCGCATCACGGCGTTCGCGCTCGAGCTCGTGCCGCGCATCTCCCGCGCCCAGTCGATGGACGCCCTCACGTCCCAGGCCCTCGTGACCGGGTACAGGTGCGTCCTCGAGGCCGCGACCCGTCTCCCGCGCTTCTTCCCCCTGTACATGACGGCGGCCGGCACCATTCCTCCCGCAAGGGTGCTCGTGCTCGGAGCAGGCGTGGCCGGTCTCCAGGCCATCGGCACAGCCAAGCGCCTCGGCGCCCGCGTCTCCGCCAACGACATCCGCCCGGCATCCGCGGATGAGGTCGCCTCGATGGGAGGCACCTTCATCCATCTGGACTTGGAGTCGGCGGAGGCCACGGCGGGCGCCGGCGGCTATGCCCGCGAACTCAGCGCGGACCGCGGTGCACTCCAGCGCCGGCTCCTCGCCCCGCACATCGCCGACGCGGACGTGCTCATCACTACCGCCGCCGTTCCCGGGCGTCGTGCCCCGCTGCTCGTGACGCGGGAGATGGTCGCCGGCATGCGGCCGGGCTCCGTCGTGGTGGACATGGCGGCCGAGTCGGGCGGAAACGTTGAGGGCTCGGTGGCCGGCGAGGACGTCGCGGTGGCGACGGCGGACCGCGCCGGCGAGGTGACCGTCGTCGGGCTCAAGGACGCCGCCTCGGCCATGGCCGCGGACGCCTCCCGCCTGTACGCGAAGAACGTCTCCAACTTCATCGAGCTGCTCGTGCCGGGAAAGGACGGCGACGTCCTTCCCGATTTCGACGACGAGGTGGTCGCCGGGTCGTGCCTCACGCACGACGGCGAGGTGCGGCACCCGCCGACGGCCGACGCGCTCGCGGCGCTCACCACGACAACGGAGGCCGCGCGGGCCGGGGAGCGGCGCAACGCCATCGACGAGACCGAGGAAGGGGCAGGCTGA
- a CDS encoding VOC family protein translates to MPTILNPYLHFTGNAREAMTFYQSVFGGDLNISTYGQFQPEAAAGGDADKVMHGQIVAPNGLVLMGSDAPEGMPVSQGSSSISVSLSGDDDAELRGYWDKLAEGAAVAVPLAKSPWGDSFGMLTDRFGIEWLVNINSGQAGGAPA, encoded by the coding sequence ATGCCCACCATCCTCAACCCCTATCTGCACTTCACGGGCAACGCCCGTGAGGCGATGACGTTCTACCAGTCCGTGTTCGGCGGCGACCTCAACATCAGCACCTACGGCCAGTTCCAGCCCGAGGCGGCAGCGGGTGGCGATGCGGACAAGGTCATGCACGGCCAGATCGTCGCGCCCAATGGCCTCGTGCTCATGGGCTCCGATGCGCCGGAGGGCATGCCTGTCTCCCAGGGCAGCAGCAGCATCTCGGTCTCCCTCTCCGGGGACGACGATGCCGAGCTGCGCGGCTACTGGGACAAGCTCGCCGAGGGCGCCGCCGTTGCGGTTCCCCTTGCGAAGTCGCCGTGGGGCGACTCCTTCGGCATGCTGACGGACCGCTTCGGCATCGAGTGGCTCGTCAACATCAACTCCGGGCAGGCGGGCGGGGCGCCGGCCTGA
- a CDS encoding VOC family protein has product MPATLNPYISFKDNAREAMTFYQSVLGGDLTISTFDDLHAAQDPSEGSLVMHSQLTTPSGFTLMGSDTPSRMEFDRGNNSFSISLSGGPETEDELRRYWDKLAEGAAVTMPLEKAIWGDTFGMLTDRFGIAWLVNIAGESTPGGGA; this is encoded by the coding sequence GTGCCTGCCACCCTGAACCCCTACATCAGCTTCAAGGACAACGCCCGCGAGGCCATGACCTTCTACCAGTCGGTGCTCGGTGGAGACCTGACCATCTCCACGTTCGACGACCTCCACGCGGCCCAGGACCCGTCCGAGGGGTCGCTGGTGATGCATTCCCAGCTCACCACCCCGAGCGGCTTCACACTCATGGGCTCGGACACGCCGTCGCGCATGGAGTTCGACCGGGGGAACAACAGCTTCTCCATTTCGCTCTCGGGCGGCCCCGAAACGGAGGACGAGCTGCGCCGATACTGGGACAAGCTGGCCGAGGGCGCTGCCGTGACGATGCCGCTCGAGAAGGCCATCTGGGGTGACACGTTCGGGATGCTCACCGACAGGTTCGGCATCGCATGGCTCGTGAACATCGCCGGCGAGTCGACGCCCGGCGGCGGCGCATAG
- a CDS encoding helix-turn-helix domain-containing protein: MSDIVADSWRRSLAAHGRREDAVVTSILDKGELCDYRTGHPLAPVMPVIDQLLVEPARDAGILVAVGDASSRLLWLGGDSSVRRRAESMAFLEGADWSESSVGTSAPGTALAAGSAVQIRGAEHFSPLVEAFSCTAMPIRDPRTGEAIGVVDITGGEQAVAGHALPWLRATVAAAEERLRGLAPQGVQQAQRAVRPGSPLGAVLAVTGRDQGVLRSRGRDLNLSVRHSEILVLLAGHPRGLTAEELAERLYAQPVPPVTLRAELVRLRKVLDAAGVGVTLRSRPYRVEGLEVDSMTALALLERGSHRQALGAYGGQLLPRSEAPAITELRDELSATLREAVVGSAAVDVVLHYLRLPEAADDAEAWRTALRLLPPRSPKRAAVVAHLERLAG, translated from the coding sequence GTGAGCGACATCGTTGCAGATTCGTGGCGGCGCTCGCTTGCCGCGCACGGACGCCGCGAGGACGCGGTGGTGACGAGCATTCTGGATAAGGGCGAGCTCTGCGACTATCGCACGGGCCACCCCTTGGCTCCGGTCATGCCGGTGATCGACCAGCTTCTGGTCGAGCCCGCGCGGGACGCGGGCATCCTCGTGGCGGTCGGGGACGCGAGCAGCAGGCTCCTCTGGCTCGGCGGAGACTCGAGCGTGCGGCGCCGCGCGGAGTCCATGGCGTTCCTCGAGGGCGCCGACTGGTCCGAGTCCAGCGTCGGCACGTCCGCGCCGGGAACCGCGCTCGCAGCCGGTTCCGCCGTCCAGATCCGCGGTGCCGAGCACTTCAGCCCGCTCGTCGAGGCCTTCTCCTGCACCGCGATGCCCATCCGGGATCCGCGGACGGGCGAGGCGATCGGCGTCGTCGACATAACGGGGGGCGAGCAGGCGGTTGCGGGGCACGCCCTGCCGTGGCTCCGAGCCACGGTCGCCGCGGCCGAGGAGCGGCTGCGCGGCCTGGCGCCGCAGGGCGTTCAGCAGGCCCAGAGGGCGGTGCGACCTGGCAGCCCCCTCGGCGCCGTGCTGGCCGTGACGGGCCGGGATCAGGGCGTGCTGCGCTCCCGCGGCCGCGACCTGAACCTGAGCGTGCGCCACTCGGAGATCCTCGTGCTCCTGGCAGGGCACCCGCGAGGGCTCACGGCAGAGGAGCTCGCCGAGCGGCTGTACGCTCAGCCCGTGCCACCCGTGACCCTGCGCGCGGAGCTGGTCAGGCTCCGCAAGGTCCTCGACGCCGCTGGCGTCGGGGTCACGCTGCGCTCGCGGCCGTACCGGGTCGAGGGCCTCGAGGTCGACTCGATGACTGCGCTCGCGCTGCTCGAACGGGGGTCGCACCGGCAGGCTCTGGGCGCGTACGGCGGCCAGCTTCTGCCGCGCTCCGAGGCTCCAGCGATCACCGAGCTGCGCGACGAGCTCTCCGCGACGCTGCGCGAAGCGGTGGTTGGCAGCGCGGCCGTGGACGTGGTGCTCCACTACCTGCGGCTGCCCGAGGCTGCGGACGACGCCGAGGCGTGGCGTACCGCTCTCCGCCTCCTTCCGCCGCGCTCGCCCAAGCGGGCCGCGGTCGTCGCGCATCTCGAGAGGCTTGCGGGCTGA
- a CDS encoding MoaD/ThiS family protein, producing MPVTVIVPSVLAPASDGRTMFELPDGSVRSAGEALDAVARQFPVLGRRLRDERGELRRHVNVYVAGEDVRRGGGLATPVAAGEEVLVIQSIAGG from the coding sequence ATGCCGGTCACCGTGATCGTCCCCTCCGTCCTCGCGCCAGCGAGCGATGGACGCACCATGTTCGAGCTGCCGGACGGGTCGGTGAGGTCCGCGGGCGAGGCGCTCGACGCCGTCGCCCGCCAATTCCCCGTGCTGGGCCGCCGGCTGCGTGACGAGCGGGGCGAGCTGCGGCGCCATGTCAACGTGTACGTTGCCGGTGAGGACGTGCGCCGCGGAGGTGGCCTCGCAACGCCCGTTGCCGCGGGCGAGGAGGTGCTCGTCATCCAGTCGATCGCGGGGGGCTAG
- a CDS encoding WD40/YVTN/BNR-like repeat-containing protein gives MTSPSVLLAIGTKKGLWLATSDDRRTWTVGVPQFLMQEIPSIAIDTRGGRIRILVGVRSEHFGPTVAHSDDLGATWTEPEQGSVVFPEATDAAVERIWQIRPDTESRAGVVWLGAEPISIWKSTDGGETFELNRALWEHPDKEQWGPGAGGAAVHTIVPDPVDDNLVHLAISAGGVYRSTDAGASWTARNRGISAYFLPNPDPEVGQCVHKIAADVDGRLYAQNHRGVYRSDDSGDTWVSIADGLPADFGFVMLTHPRRGGTAWVIPLVSDWERVAPGGHLAVHRTDDAGTTWRPLDSGISEPDWNTVLRDAASVDTAEPVGVYFGTRGGSVYASADEGETFQEVTAHLPDVLCVRAAVLTHDGAELA, from the coding sequence ATGACTTCACCCAGCGTCCTTCTGGCAATCGGCACCAAGAAGGGCCTGTGGCTCGCCACAAGCGACGACCGCAGGACCTGGACGGTTGGCGTCCCGCAGTTCCTGATGCAGGAGATCCCGTCGATTGCGATCGACACCCGTGGGGGCCGCATCCGAATCCTGGTCGGTGTCCGGTCCGAGCACTTCGGGCCAACGGTGGCCCATTCCGATGACCTCGGTGCCACGTGGACCGAGCCGGAACAGGGTTCGGTGGTCTTTCCTGAGGCGACGGATGCCGCCGTCGAGCGCATCTGGCAGATCCGGCCCGACACCGAGAGCCGAGCCGGCGTCGTCTGGCTCGGCGCTGAGCCGATCTCGATCTGGAAGTCGACCGACGGCGGCGAGACATTCGAGCTGAACCGGGCCCTCTGGGAGCATCCGGACAAGGAGCAGTGGGGCCCGGGTGCAGGTGGGGCGGCGGTCCACACGATCGTGCCGGATCCTGTGGACGACAACCTCGTGCATCTGGCGATCAGCGCGGGCGGCGTCTACCGCAGTACGGACGCCGGCGCGAGCTGGACCGCGCGAAACCGCGGCATATCGGCCTATTTCCTCCCCAACCCGGACCCCGAGGTGGGCCAGTGCGTCCACAAGATCGCGGCGGATGTGGACGGCCGGCTGTACGCGCAGAACCACCGTGGGGTCTACCGGAGCGATGACAGCGGCGACACCTGGGTGTCGATCGCGGATGGCCTCCCCGCCGACTTCGGCTTCGTGATGCTCACCCATCCTCGGCGTGGGGGGACAGCCTGGGTGATTCCGCTTGTCTCCGACTGGGAACGCGTGGCCCCGGGCGGCCATCTCGCGGTCCACCGCACCGACGACGCCGGCACGACCTGGCGCCCTCTCGATAGCGGCATTTCGGAGCCGGACTGGAACACGGTGCTGCGCGACGCCGCGTCCGTGGACACCGCCGAGCCGGTGGGGGTTTACTTCGGTACGCGAGGCGGCTCCGTCTACGCGAGTGCCGACGAGGGCGAGACGTTCCAGGAGGTGACCGCCCACCTGCCGGATGTCCTCTGTGTGCGTGCTGCGGTCCTGACGCACGACGGCGCCGAGCTAGCCTAG